Below is a window of Ciona intestinalis chromosome 5, KH, whole genome shotgun sequence DNA.
AGCTTGTCAAAGCCCTGTGAATGTCCCTCTATTCTTTcaacatgttttttaactgCGTATCTCCGATTTCCATCCATAATAAATGCCAGATGTTTTGGTATAGGTCCTACTTTCAGGATTGACGAATACAACCGGTGGTACCATGGCAATCTTTCTTTGCACACCAATGCCATGACTTTCCTCACAAAGAAACCTAAAAAACAAGTACAAATATTAAAGCTGGgtattaaaagtatttaagtAGAAAATTGGATTGTGGTATACTAATTCTGACGCACAATTTCACAAACAAGTTGGCATTAACCGATTAtccagactgcagagtatggcaggtgcacgcgcgatttttttacagactttcggttatgcacgccacaatttgtcctacgcacgccaattaattaaacaaggaaaaaaatacgtattaaattaagtaagatttcctaacgtggcttgaaaatgtacatgctttgcacgcagatttttaatgacagcacgcgcgaacgcgaaaaataaccgtcttgcacgtgcgagatctcgtcaggaactgccatactttgcagactggCCGATTATTAAGTCTAGTTGTAGCAAACTCTCAAAAGCTAATAAACTATATACACACCACACACCAGTAACACTACAAACTATACGAAAACACCCTTTGGCGTTTTTCTAAACTGAACGGTAAAAACGCCGTAGGGACAAAAATTTGCAATGTAGAATGTACACATAACAGTTCAATGTACACGATAATTGGTTCTTTTAAATTCCAAAGACTTGCGTCAAAGCTAAATCGTTTGGGGAGGAACGTAAACGACTTTcaactttgtttacaaattctCCAACGTAACTTACGTCTGTCTACGTTGAAATTGCCACGCTGTACATATACTTTACTCATTCTATGAGAGTGGCATATTTTAAGACAAGGCAAGTTTATACGTCAATTCTCAGGTCATGTATTTggtaaattaacaatatttaagcgtaattaaaaacaaaatatattgaaaaattaatttaaaaaaagtgaatttcttattttcaaaattagcCTTTGATTAAACACAGGCCATGAATTACAACGGCGTAGCATAGTTTcaaccagagccatagaaataccgagtagtccaacccattgttacgtaaaacacaaattgaacggcactttgggtccaaaataacacagtaggtatagggaaaatgtatgtttttcggtaaattacagaaaaacttgggcctaaaaacaaatttaaaggttgaaaaatgtaaaaaacatgtgttatttgttttctgtgtcaaaaaaagtcaaaaattagaattagaagcggttgatttgcgacattttagtcatttaatgcggctaaatttatacatttttttctaaaaaatgttggtaaggtaaatagaagctgttttacaccttcccacaataggaaaacacaaacaaaacttaacaagttcgtttaaatccattgtcaaagtcaccacttttgctctattttggacacacatagacggcagttggactactcggtgtttatacgactctggtttCAACAAAGCATATACACTGCTAGTATAGGCTATACGGCttatttgtaacattttattacacgccttatttttgtttgttgatttCAAAACACAGTAATGTACACGCGAAACCAGGCCGCTGTTAGAAAACATCAGCACAGTAGGCTATGTGTGTTTTCCGGAATTCGTCCCAGATTTGCTGTGACCAGTTTAGTTTCGTCCTATTTCATTTCAAACGCAAAAATCATGTGCAGAAATACTAGCCTTTTGTTTGGTGTAGTCTTATTCTTTTACACGCAAGCGGTTTCTCGAGGAAATTGGTATACACTGGGCGAACACGAATATTTGATAGACAACAAGTTAATCAGTGGGTTTGAAAACGCAAGGGCCAGATGCCAATTAAACAACGCGAGCTTAGTAATTATTAGAAATAACGAAACTCAGCAGTTTCTGGCCAGTAAAATTAAACACTGGAATGGTAAGATGACATAAACTACTTAAGtattagtagggtggggaagatgggacacctttatcagataatatccaaatattcagagcatgtttaaaacacttaacaccagtctatgggagtcgtgaggatacggatttataattctttgaatgttctttgtttaccaccaaatgggacgagaaaatagagttaaaaggtgtcccatcttctcccaacctactctatttaatatttacagaattaaataaccgcagattataaaatatgaaatttggGTATTAACGGTAGcctattccatcttaccccaccatatcAGTATATAtcttaaacacaatttttccAGGCGCCTTGTTTTACTACATCGGCCTCCAAAAAACTGGTAATGATAGAAACGCTTTTACATGGATCGACAACACTCCGATATCAAACGGCCCAACTTTTTGGAGGCCCGGAGAACCCAGCAATATGAGAGGGCCTAAAGATTGCGTAATGATGTGGTCGGATAGAGACGGGGTTCCTTTTCCTTGGATTAGCGTTCCATGTTCATACACAGGGCGCTACATTTGCGAAAAACCTCCAAGTACAGGTAATGACAGTTTGATTGGAAATATAGTCGGCTTGGCGGTATTGAAAggacatttttaaaaccttttttatctTTCCGTTTGCTAGTAGACACAAAGAAGATTTACAGAATTACCTAACCGTATGGATTCGCGACTGTAACTGCTTAAAGCACAATAAGAAAACGTGGAATATAGGTGCATTAACCGTATCCCATCGTTCATCACAGCAGTATCACGTTTCAGTATATAcaatcatatatagtagggtgggggaaattgagacacattttaatttattttttcgtccgatgtgatagtaaacaaggaatttttaaagaattataaaactatatgctcaagactcccatagatcgttgttaactgtttaaaacacgatcaggatattcggatattgtgcaccgaaggtgtcccatcttcccccatcctactatataattgaACCACTTTACACGGTCTTCCtcaaaatataatgttattgtttatttgcaTAAAGCACCGCCGACATCAACCCGGGCAATAGTTGCGACGACATCAGAGATGCCATCAACCCAACAACAGGTTACAACAACTGATCATTCTGAAGGTATATGTGTAGGCTACAAATTGACGTGtaataacacccgtgttataacaactgttgttttccggttacgcgaggataaagcaagttagattcattttattaaaaaataaaaacaacgcATTGAACTTGCGACATATTTTAAACCCAAATTGCGCATTAATTGTCTGTTTAGCTCAATTAacttatatacaaattttattggCCGGAATACCCAGTCGTTTACAAGTTTGTGTCCCGTTGAAATTAAAACTCTTTATACTGCAGATGATGTAGAAGGCTTCACGGTATTTGCTCCAATTGCCATTATTTTGGGGGTTGCGTTTCTTGCGGTTTTATCAGCTCTACTAATCTGTcgctattttaaatttatagcaggagcggggtaagataggaatcagagtccgtatatagaCATgcttatatacggactctgatttGAATAGAACCAATTAAGcgtaaacaaaacttttaacgCATATcatagtagggttgggtagGATGGGATACGTTTTCAATCTCCTTTCCCGTTCCATTtggttataaacaaattatatttacagaattgtataactGCTGTAGCCCTGCAACTCTATAATAGGGTTGGTATTTTGAAAACAAGAGGACATGTGTGATTCAACAGGTGCCAACGCTATCCCATCTTTTACCCATAGTACTTTTGTTTCACTAGGTAAATCTTGGTTTATGCGTGATTTGGTATTATGAAAACATTATCAAGTAAAGAAGTAACCAGTTAAAATTCTGTTTCAGTGCTAGTGCCCGACACAGAGCAAACACTGGTCTAACTCGGGAGAACTTAGGAAACTCCCAAATCGTTTATAGAGTTAATACAGGAGGTGAGATTTAGCACTTAACATCCAATATCCAGATCGTGGTTTAAgtaattagcaacggtctgttggaatcgtgaggatacggtttaataactcgtaaaatgttctttgttttctccAAAATAtgactagaaaatagaatgaaaggtgtcccatcttctcccactctataTATATTCACAAGCCTGGCCtgtcatatatttattaaaataaaactaaagtgTTTATTTTGGTCACAGGTGAGGGtgaacatgaaccatcttatcAGGAGATTGAAGTTCGTGTTTCTATCTGTTCTGTATCACAAAATAACAGCGAGCGCAGTCCTTCGCGACCAGAGTCGAAAACCATGAATTCTGAGCCGCCATCAAACACGCTGACTGTACCAGCTGCAGTAAACGAAGCTAGCCAGCCACTAAATGTTGAAAACGCAAATATCGAAGCAATGTATAGTGTAGTAAAGAAAACAGATTTCGTTTAGACGGCAGGACTTATGTATTGGTTGCAATAAATGGAAACAGCTTGCTTGCTGTAGAAGTAAATTTTTCGTTGCTATTTAGAAATATCCGATGCCCGCACCATGTCCTGttcaaaaacaatataaaaccgtatcctcacgactcacaaATGGACACGGTCAGGagatttagatattatgtggttaaggtgtcccgtcttccacTACCATGAATAATGCGCTGAGATTAATGTTAAACTGGTCACTTGTGGTTCATGCCTTGCTGTAAAGATCTCACCCGTGTAGAAATAGATTCGCAATAAAAACGACAAATTAAaatcgtgaatcgttgtgaacatagtttgttacgtcacaatggtgaactgacgtcacaatcagccCGCCATCCAATTCTTGAACCTGATTGGTCGGAATGCTCTCGTGATTAACGCTTCGCATCAGCTGATTATTCCCGCCTTGATTGCTCCGCGCTTAAAACGCCTCTTTTACACAAAGCGAGTTAACACGTTCCAGTTTAGATGAAGTTTTCTCCACGCAAGGTTACAAGTTGGAAGGTTTCAAGATATTTTCCTGCAAGACTTGAGTTAAGCATTGTTTCATTACATTAGtacagtattatattataattatatcatactaattatatatattatataacatattttatagcTTTATATTGCAACAGTAAtatttactatattatatagatTAATAGTATGCTACAAGTTGTGTGCCTTGCCTAAAgtattactttattataatTCCAAGTTTAAGTCCTTCTTTATCACGATCTGTTTTAGGAATCGCGGTGATTCTTCATTACGTaactcgtgacgtcacacacgcAATATCTCGGTGCACAATCGCTGCGTTCTTTACGTCTCGATCGTGTAAATTTCGCTGTCCCCCGCTCGCGTTATGCTACGTCACTATAGTATCATCACGCCGTACTCCGAACAACATGCGAACAACTTCTAGGCGTACATGCGTTTCGCGACGTTgctttcatggggccccatgtgCGTTTTGCGTCGAGGCAAGGCACATTTcttgtatatttaattatatttgcgctatCAGCGCGAAGCAAGAGGATAAAAAAacggtaaagtataaatcacaattggcattattacgtacataagctcTTTTCAGAAACACTGATATGTGAcatcacgaagtggtgatgacgcaacagaagaacccacttcgtaagttaaCTGTTTCgttacaaacttattttacttGAAATAAGGAGTTTTAAAGTTGGTGTTTACAGaacatggtatgtgacgtcaccagaGGATCAAGCGGGTCGTGACACGTAGGAAGAATgaaggtattatgacgtaataatacaaAGTAGATTGGGGGAAAATGGAGCACCTTtagtatctaaatatcctgatcgtgttttaaacaattaacaacggtctatgggagtcgtgaggatacggttttataattctttgattgttctttgtttaccaccaaatgggatgaaatAATAGAATAAGTCTCATCTTTCCTTACCCTGCTGTACAAACTGAAATTTAGcgattatattttttccaggAATGTCAGCGAATAAAGCTACATAAGAAAAGTGCAAGGTATTGTGTATTATCattgtttgttgttatttagTACTGTAATAAACGTTAACGttggaataaataaaataattctaaagttgtctattaaaaaattgtttaaccgTTTACGTAACTTTTGTACATTTTCAGAccaaagacgaagacgccgaTTAAGGATACACGGTTTGAGGTTTTAGGTTCATAAGTatgagttgtgtgttgtatgtgtCTGTATGAGATTCTGTACTCTTATTCTGCTGGGCCTAAtattgccagctatttttagtttGTCATTatactatagtgcattttgcatgtcattgaaatatatgcaatgaaactataGCGAAAATCTTGCTGGATCaggttttgttgttgtacactctattgCGTTTTCCTTCACAAAAATCGAATCGTTCAGCGACTCTGTGTTGTCCTGATCACTTGATGAGAACGctatgttggtacacaaatactcaGTAATATCAACAGGCAGTATAATATGCGAAATATTTTGATAGTAGTTCCCATTTAATATACTGCAccgttaattttttttacctgacCAACTTATTTAAACGTTATGTAGCGCGGttgggacgatggccacgtcacaattgcgCTACGACGTCAGTATGGCGGGTCAGAGCATTGTCCtgaccctgcgttcggtgcggttacgtcagttTTAAGTTGCTTAAACGGTCAggttgttgcgtggacgtcgccgctAGTGATGCTACGCTTGGATTTAGGTCACTGTTATAACGCGGTTTGTCGCAACCTGACGCAGTTTGGTAACGGTAGAAGCGGTGCGTAACACATGGACGgtatattgtgtgaagatacgacgagagtatcgcggtaccaacatggcgacttaTCTTTGAATTGGAACATGCGGTTGAACATTCAACATGGTGTACACTGTAGATgattatccttcaggatttgaacTATATTTTCGTTGGAGATCTTTCAAGGATTATGTCCGCgttaattgattttttaccGCTCCCCCTTTTTGTATGCttgagctgttgtgtttgtagCATGTTTGGCACAATATCTCTTGGCACTCGTTGTActctttttgtctttttgtcgtATTTTTTGTTCGCGTATTGGTTGTACCATTTTCGTCTAAGGTTTCTTTTGCATTGCTTGGGTAAGGTCTATCCGGCAAGGCGTTTCTCACCatagtagaaacccactaccattggctgggggcttgtcgtgccgtagtggctttccaccaacgccagccacaaaCTGCGCGAAGGCATTTTTAATCCGACTTCTATTTTTCAGAAGATTCTTCAATAAAAGTCATCACGTAAAGTATATTTGGTATAATCACTTTGCAtttatgcaaaataaaatatctgcaacACATTTCTGCTGTATGATTTAGTTGTATACGTCATAGTGTTGATACGTCATTGAAGAGTGACGTCAGAACTCCATACGTCATTTTAAAGAAAGACGTGACGTCATTGGGACTGTTGTGTGTATATACCTCTAGTTGGAAGTCgaaattatttaatatcaGCTTATGTAAGTATAATAAACCTTGCTCCTAGTCTTGCCAACTTTAACAGTGCGCCAACTCACGAAAAgaaatttggtaaaaagtaCCTTACCGTTATAGCCGTGTCACTTTCAACGGTGCGTCAGTTCACGACCaagaatttgtttaaaagttgcaACGTTTCAAATATATTGCAGCAAGGTGCCAGAACTGCTATGCTATGTAACATTAGGTAAGACATAGCTGTGATTTGATTTAATATTCATATCCATTTATAGTAGactgaggtaagatgggacaggtttttattctctgttttcattctatatgtggtggtaaacaatttcaaaactatataaccgtagaatttaaaatagcgctgttatttgttcaaaacacgaccaggaaatataggatttaggcgctaacggtatcccatcttatcccacagtattatattcaAATTACAGAAACCATGATTTTCGTTTTCATTGCTGTCCTTGCTGTCGTGGAGGTTAGAGCTATAAATGGAACCTGGCACAAACTTGGACAAgaggaatattttatttcaacatcTACAGTTGTCGGTATCAACGGCGCCAGTGCTGAGTGTCAGAAGTTAAACGGAAGTCTTGTCATAGTTAAGAACAACGAAACTCAATTGTTTTTGGTGCGAAGTATAGGGCAGGTAACTGGTAAGTAAAAAATGTGAgacagtatggtggggtaagatggcacatgtttttattctctttttttattcCTGTTATTTGATAACAAACCGAGTTAAATACCCACAatcttacgactctaaaatgcgctgttagttgttcaaaacactaatataatacagtagggtgggggggggggggtgggNNNNNNNNNNNNNNNNNNNNNNNNNNNNNNNNNNNNNNNNNNNNNNNNNNgtggggggagatgggacaccttcagcacatgatatccaaacatcctgatcgtgttttgtaacttaacatcggtatatgggagtcgtagggataaggtttcataattctttaagttttatatgcttcccaccaaattggacgataaaatagaatgaaaaggtgtcccatcttctcccaccctactatattataggTGCCACAGATATTTTATCTTAACCCACAATACAAATTTTAGTATTATTCGGCTGCTAAATATGgtagtatatataatatgcaaCCCAACCAACACAAATGCACACCTTTTAGAGTTTCCATATGCTTTTTACATCGGCTTGCGACGTTTTAAAAACAGCAGTGACGGATTTGTGTGGGACGACGGGACACTGATCAGCAGCTCTGGCGAAACTTATTGGTATCGTGGGGAACCGAATTACTACAAGGACCAGAACGAGAGTTGCGTGTCTATGGGTTATCGGAACAGTATGATTTCCCCATTTTTTAACTGGAATGATTACAGCTGCGGGCTTGCGATGCGAATAATTTGTCAAAGATGTTCGGCCAGGCAGGATGGCCTACCAATTTACGCGTATGCATGTAATAATGTTGTTGGTGGTGGACGAATGAAGAGCTCCGTTATCTACATCATTATTGGGTGTGTCGTAGCTTCTATCTTCGTCGTACTTCTAGTGATTTGTTTCTGCTGGAAAATGCGAAAAAGAATGTGAGATGAAATTGATATCACGTTTCGTTTTATAGGGAACTTTAATGTCACCTTTTTTTCGTTTACAGAAACGAGGCGACGGAACTTTCTAAGAATATTTACGAGACCCCGATTCGTGGAGAACTAGGCAAGTATTCCTTATAACGTATACTCCAaatttcctaatcgtattttaacaattaacaacgcgctTTTAGAGTCGCCGGGCTAtgtgcttttataattctgtaaataatctttgttaactacaaaatgggacctgaaaatggaacaaaaaacaTGGGGTACAATCTtgtaccccaccctactatattatactaGCATAAAAACTATGCACGAAACTGGTTAAATTCCAATAAATTGTTATCTCTTTCTTTCAACAGTGCCAGAAGTAGTGTACCACGTCGTAGGTGAAAACTTCAGCCGTCCTACTGCTTACGATGATTCCGGATACGTTAAGATGTTTACTTTGATGCAAACGAAAGCTTCATAGTGTGTGGATTATACCGCTATAACACATATATGCTACGAATTCACTACTGTCGATTTTCAGTACATTGCTATATTGTGGatcatatatttttcttaaataataTACTAACACTGTATTGGAATATTGGGAGGTTTGAATGCAGTTGTACTCAATATTCTGTGCATTCGCgatgttgtatttattgcaGCATATGTGTCATAAACTTATAGCATCAGGGTTGGAGAAGAGGAGACACCtacttttttctgttttcttgccacatttggtagtaaacaacgaacattcgaagaattataaaaccgtatccttacgattcCCATggactgctgttaattgtttaaaactcgattaggatattcggatattatgtgctaaaggtgtcccatcttaccccagagtACTTACTTGGAAATGTCATTCGAGCTTTTACAGTATAACGAAATGATCATATATTGCTATTATACAATACAAAGTGTTCACAGTTAAGATAATTCCATTGAGTCATTGCCCACTTTGGTGATTCACATTACACGTCATATGTTCCTTGTTGCAGCAGAAACTCATTTACCATCAGAAGAGGAATTTgttaaactaaagttttaCAGGTATtaagtaaatatataagtttcCGGGGACAATTTCGTTGAGATAGAGTTGTTACGATCCTACTTCTTTAGTTACATGTGTGTTTCGTATTCTGATATATTTGTTGCGTATTATAGGCCCAACTGCTCGTGTGTATAGAgattcatttataaatatgagtttatttgttttggttgcgttgtttgttgttggttGGAGCAACGCTATGAACATTTCCTGGCACAAATTTGGACAAGAGGAATATTTCATTTCAACTTCTATTATAGTTGATGGAATTAATAACGCCAGTGCTGAGTGTCAGAAGTTAAACGGAAGTCTTGTAATAATCAAGAACAACGAAACACAGGAGTTTCTGGTGCGAAAAATAGGACACGTACCCAGTAAGCCCTGCTGATGTGTCCTGTAAAATATCGTAAATGTATTCAAGTTTTTTATCGTTGCACATCAAGCGTATTAATTATAGTTTTACACATGCTTACATTTAGAATTGGTTTGTTGGGCATAAAAATAGTCCCATTTATTTAGTGCAATTTCCACGTATAAAGCATTATGTATACTGAATGATAACTCAATCGAAAGACGATTTATTTATCTCAGGATATCCTTTCGCGTTTTACATTGGTTTACGAAGATTCAAAAATACCAGCGATGGGTTTATTTGGGACGACGGGGCTTCGGTTACTTCTCGCCCAACACATTGGTATCCTGGCGAACCGAATTACTACATGGGCAAGAACGAGAATTGTGTGACTATGGgtttacaaacaaattccATGCCCTTTTTATGGTATGACTACGCATGCAATCTCCCAACAAGAATAATCTGTCAGAAAGGCCTTGTGATACGCACGAAACCTGTCGTCACAACAGCAAGTATTACAAGCTCATCAAGTGTGGCAACACATCCGGAAAAATCAACCGGTAATATTAAAACGATGTTTATCAAACTAGACCTTTATCATAGCCTATTTGTTTGGCTCTAATACCAAATTGCTTCGTTCTAAACTATAAATCTTTTATGAAACCTCACAACACAAAACACTCATATTTTCCTTCACCGTGGCGCAGTGTGGCAAGGCTCGTTGGTGTTTACGACactgggcgtatgtgtctttgggcaaacGTGTTATCCAAATGTCATTCttacagaaaaaaa
It encodes the following:
- the LOC101243125 gene encoding uncharacterized protein LOC101243125, which gives rise to MIFVFIAVLAVVEVRAINGTWHKLGQEEYFISTSTVVGINGASAECQKLNGSLVIVKNNETQLFLVRSIGQVTEFPYAFYIGLRRFKNSSDGFVWDDGTLISSSGETYWYRGEPNYYKDQNESCVSMGYRNSMISPFFNWNDYSCGLAMRIICQRCSARQDGLPIYAYACNNVVGGGRMKSSVIYIIIGCVVASIFVVLLVICFCWKMRKRINEATELSKNIYETPIRGELVPEVVYHVVGENFSRPTAYDDSGYVKMFTLMQTKAS
- the LOC100182345 gene encoding uncharacterized protein LOC100182345 isoform X3, translating into MSLFVLVALFVVGWSNAMNISWHKFGQEEYFISTSIIVDGINNASAECQKLNGSLVIIKNNETQEFLVRKIGHVPRYPFAFYIGLRRFKNTSDGFIWDDGASVTSRPTHWYPGEPNYYMGKNENCVTMGLQTNSMPFLWYDYACNLPTRIICQKGLVIRTKPVVTTASITSSSSVATHPEKSTGTTTLDVTPKTTPFTHSVITPGLSNTVIYIIIGCAVGIVVFIVVLVICCWWKKRHKSEKKAPEVEMNVYETPIQAAEVVAVPDGVYNMADETNNAAASCSNEAAYNELFTSAQPNATNDTGYGVLQAPEEYATLERNENNKVPAAGLYSKLDRANDVILNGIDSEGNVGVYSQVTKNR
- the LOC100187106 gene encoding uncharacterized protein LOC100187106, which encodes MYTRNQAAVRKHQHSRLCVFSGIRPRFAVTSLVSSYFISNAKIMCRNTSLLFGVVLFFYTQAVSRGNWYTLGEHEYLIDNKLISGFENARARCQLNNASLVIIRNNETQQFLASKIKHWNGALFYYIGLQKTGNDRNAFTWIDNTPISNGPTFWRPGEPSNMRGPKDCVMMWSDRDGVPFPWISVPCSYTGRYICEKPPSTAPPTSTRAIVATTSEMPSTQQQVTTTDHSEDDVEGFTVFAPIAIILGVAFLAVLSALLICRYFKFIAGAGASARHRANTGLTRENLGNSQIVYRVNTGGEGEHEPSYQEIEVRVSICSVSQNNSERSPSRPESKTMNSEPPSNTLTVPAAVNEASQPLNVENANIEAMYSVVKKTDFV